Proteins encoded together in one Rhinoraja longicauda isolate Sanriku21f chromosome 22, sRhiLon1.1, whole genome shotgun sequence window:
- the pxmp4 gene encoding peroxisomal membrane protein 4, translating into MEMLASTVRALNLLLRQRRLHGALAAVKGFRNGVVYGAKIRAPHALVMTLLFKKGSLQDKLKAIALATYTHSRNLSLFVFTYKCLLGAQRWWQGKEGQLHSFLAACVGGWLVFGDNNHINSQINMYLLSRVLFGLSRLAVEKGYLPATKRDPFPLFATLVWGLVLWLFEYHPHTLQPSLQSSMTYLYDDSNVWHDVSDFLVYNKKRTGK; encoded by the exons ATGGAGATGCTGGCGAGCACCGTCCGGGCGCTGAACCTCCTGCTGCGGCAGCGCCGGCTGCATGGTGCCCTGGCGGCCGTCAAGGGCTTCCGCAACGGGGTGGT GTATGGAGCCAAAATTCGAGCCCCACATGCTCTTGTAATGACCTTGCTGTTTAAAAAAGGAAG TCTACAAGACAAACTGAAGGCCATTGCACTCGCCACCTACACTCACTCCCGAAACCTGTCCCTCTTCGTCTTCACGTACAAGTGTCTGTTGGGAGCTCAGCGCTGGTGGCAGGGTAAGGAGGGACAGCTGCACTCATTCCTGGCAGCTTGTGTCGGAGGCTGGTTGGTGTTCGGAgacaacaaccacatcaacagtCAG ATAAATATGTACCTGCTGTCTCGCGTTCTCTTTGGGCTGTCCCGACTGGCTGTGGAGAAGGGCTACTTGCCGGCGACAAAGCGGGACCCGTTCCCACTGTTTGCTACCTTGGTGTGGGGTCTGGTCCTCTGGCTGTTTGAgtaccacccacacacactgcaacCATCACTCCAGTCATCAATGACCTACCTCTATGACGACAGCAATGTTTGGCACGATGTCTCGGACtttctggtttacaacaaaaagagGACTGGTAAATGA